The following coding sequences lie in one Pan paniscus chromosome X, NHGRI_mPanPan1-v2.0_pri, whole genome shotgun sequence genomic window:
- the SMIM9 gene encoding small integral membrane protein 9 — protein sequence MEPQKLLIIGFLLCSLTCLLLETVASSPSPLSALGIQEKTGSKPRSGGSHRSWLNNFRDYLWQLIKSALPPAAIVAFLLTSALMGMLCCFTILVVDPVH from the exons ATGGAACCCCAGAAGCTGCTGATAATTGGATTTCTGCTATGCTCTCTAACTTGCCTCTTGTTGGAGACAGTAGCTTCCTCTCCTTCGCCTTTGTCTGCCTTGGGAATACAAGAAAAAACAGGATCGAAACCACGCTCAGGGG GTAGTCACAGGTCCTGGCTGAACAACTTCAGGGATTACTTATGGCAACTTATCAAGAGTGCCTTACCTCCAGCAGCCATTGTTGCTTTTCTTCTCACCTCAGCACTAATGGGGATGCTCTGCTGCTTCAC